The following coding sequences lie in one Chloroflexaceae bacterium genomic window:
- a CDS encoding GxxExxY protein, protein MTYLRLTGLRVGLLINFNVPLLKDGIKRLIHG, encoded by the coding sequence TTGACCTACCTAAGACTGACCGGCCTCCGCGTGGGTTTGTTGATCAACTTCAACGTGCCGCTGCTCAAGGACGGCATCAAACGCCTGATCCACGGCTAG